The proteins below are encoded in one region of Clostridium estertheticum:
- a CDS encoding MurR/RpiR family transcriptional regulator: MENRKTALDIIFSGYDNFFEAEKKIANYIMNNQEKVIEMTIAELSAASGASEATISRFCKKCNMKGFHHLKISLAKEIVESKDGAIPVSNDIDEHNISQSLQNILANKIEELRQTISMINEKKFKEILDLLKNAKSVQFVAVGNTIPVALDGTFKFNQIGILAVSNTIWETQLAYTYNLTKNDIVIVISNSGASKRLMTIIEVANQQGATTIAITNNDLSPIAKASDYHITTATREKLFMDEYCFSRVSASMVIEILYLFLTVGKDHVYQNISRYELSTADDKI, encoded by the coding sequence ATGGAAAATAGAAAAACAGCACTAGATATAATTTTTTCTGGATACGACAACTTTTTTGAAGCAGAAAAGAAGATTGCAAATTATATTATGAACAACCAAGAAAAAGTTATAGAAATGACCATTGCAGAGTTATCGGCAGCAAGTGGTGCCAGCGAAGCAACTATCTCTAGATTTTGTAAAAAATGCAATATGAAAGGTTTTCATCATTTGAAAATAAGTCTTGCGAAAGAGATTGTTGAATCGAAGGATGGTGCTATACCAGTATCCAATGACATTGACGAACATAATATTAGCCAGTCTTTGCAGAATATCTTAGCTAATAAGATTGAAGAACTTAGGCAGACCATTTCTATGATAAATGAGAAAAAATTCAAAGAAATATTAGACTTACTTAAAAATGCAAAATCTGTTCAATTCGTAGCAGTTGGTAATACTATTCCGGTTGCTCTAGATGGAACTTTTAAGTTTAACCAAATTGGAATTTTGGCAGTATCAAATACTATCTGGGAAACTCAATTAGCATATACTTATAATTTAACAAAAAATGATATAGTAATTGTAATATCTAACTCTGGAGCTTCTAAAAGGCTAATGACTATAATTGAGGTAGCTAATCAGCAGGGAGCAACTACCATCGCTATTACTAATAATGATTTGTCACCAATTGCTAAGGCTAGCGACTATCATATTACAACAGCAACAAGAGAAAAATTATTTATGGATGAGTATTGTTTTTCTAGAGTATCTGCTTCTATGGTTATTGAAATTTTGTATTTATTCTTAACTGTAGGTAAAGATCATGTATATCAAAATATCAGTAGGTACGAACTGTCTACTGCTGATGATAAAATATAG